CGGCGAGCTCTATTACGCGATCGGGAAGGCGAGCGGCGTGCTCGGGTTCCCCGGCGGCCTGTGCCCGACCGTCGGCGTCGGAGGCCATTtcagcggcggcggcttcggcatgCTGCTGCGCAAGTACGGCATGGCCATCGACAACGTCATCGACGCCGTGCTGGTGGACGCCAAGGGGAGGCTCCTGAACAAGAACACCATGGGGAGCGACGTCTTCTGGGccctccgaggcggcggcggcgagagcttCGGCGTCGTGGTGTCGTGGCAGGTGAAGCTGCTGCCCGTCCCGCCCAAGGTCACGGTGTTCAACGTCCCTGTGACCGCCAGCCAGGGCGCCGCGGACCTCGTCACCAGGTGGCAGCAGGTCGCGCCGGCACTGCCGGAGGACCTGATCATCAGGGTGGTCGTCCAGCAGAGGACGGCCAACTTCCAGTCCCTGTTCCTCGGCACGTGCGACGCGCTGCTGCCGGTGATGAGCAGCCGCTTCCCGGAGCTGAGGTTCAACCGCTCCGACTGCAGGGAGATGACCTGGATCCAGTCCGTGCCCTACATCTACCTCGGCAGCGCCTCGACCGTGGAGGACCTGCTGAACCGGACCACCGCCGAGTCCGTCTTCAGCAGCGGCTACAAGGCGACGTCCGACTACGTCCGGCAGGCCATCCCCCGGGACGCGTGGGCCAGCATCTTCGCCAAGCTCGCGCAGCCCAACGCGGGGCTCATGATCCTGGACCCCTACGGCGGGCAGATCGCGGCCGTGCCGGAGTCGGCGACGCCGTACCCGCACCGCGCCGGCGTGCTCTACAACATCCAGTACATGAACTTCTGGTCGATGGCGTCGGGGGACGGGGCCGTGCAGACCAGGTGGATCAGGGAGTTCTACGCGTTCATGGCGCCGTTCGTGAGCTCCAGCCCCAGGGAAGCCTACTTCAACTACAGGGACCTGGACCTCGGCGAGAACGTCGTCGTCGGCAACGTCAGCAGCTACCAGGCCGGGATGGTCTGGGGCCAGAAGTACTTCAAGGGTAACTACCAGAGGCTGGCCATGGCCAAGGGCCAGATCGACCCCGACGACTACTTCAGGAACGAGCAGAGCATCCCGCCATTTGCCAAGAGCAGGTGATCGATCAGCAAAATGGGCCGCTAGCTCTTTCTTTTGTGTACATGGTAGCTAAGTAGCTAGCTACGCATTTATCTTTATTTGCACATGTATTTGttgatattggtttgagattgctTACCACAATTAATGATTGTGTGGTATATATGTACATGTATTTGTATCTTGAACAAAGTTTATAATAAAATTACACATTGTGTGAAAGTTCAGCACAAAACTATGCTTCTTCAGACTCTTATTATGACATATGCTTTACCTAACTTGGCAGAAAACTACACATTTTGGCCTAAAAAGGAGAGACTGATGATTTGCGGACAGATAGAATTAGTCAAAGGAATAACTTATTTTTTGAACGCAGGGTGACTTGCGCAATTGTGTGGGCGATGTAATAATGTGCGTTACTTTCGGAGTGAGAATCTTGAAAGGAGAATTAGCTGATCTGTTATGAAAGGTATAGTTTCAGCATTTGGGAATAATTTTAGGGACTGTCTATTTAACATTTGACTGATTTCTAATTGGATTACATTCAAATCTCCTGACAAATAAGCAGATGACACATGTATGTCCAAACACAGCCGACCATTGTATGTCTGTAACACCAACAAAACGGGTGGGGCTACAAATTATGACCCGGTTGCTTAAACTACTGAATATCTTTTACATGAACTCGTCTTCTTTTGCTCACGTCAGGAACTCTCCTACTCCTTTTGCCCATCCTTCTGGTGTACAGACAACTTTTACATGAACTTGTCTGCCGAAAACATCAAAGAATCAAGTGAAAAAAATGGAATCATCAGGTTCTAAGGGACTGAAAGCAACGCTGAAATTTATTTAGATCAGGGTAAAAACAGTGAACCGACAGGAAATACAGAGTTAAAAAAGCATTGTAAATAGTACACATGAACATAAGGGTGTACAGTAAGTACACATGAAAATATGTGCTGCATTACAGTGTAATGTAGCTGCAATTTACATTGTCAGAAAACCAGGAAAATGGTGATAAAGCATGGATTATGATAAATGTGGGATATTACATTGTAAGGAAAATGAGGATATACAGTGAAAAAATCAGACGAATTCCACTGTAAGTACGTACAGTATATACAATGTAATAATGGGGTATTTACAGAGTGTAACTCCCTAAAAAATCTTAGGTATCCCACTGTAATACTTGCAAGCTTTACAGTGACTATGCAGTAAATTACACTGTAAACTAGGGGATATTACAGTGAAATGAAACTGAAAAGGCACACTGTAGGAATGACAACAATGAAGTAGGCACAAAGACAGCATTTCAGACACATCAGAGAAAAAAATACTGAATAAATCAGTGGAAATTGCAGTGCAAACACCAAGGAATGACAACAGTGAATAATCACAGGAAATTACAGTGCGAACACCAAGGATTTACGGTGACTAAAGCTCTGGAATTACACTATACAATCTAAGGAATTACTCTGAAAGTAAAGTACAGTGAAGGTACACAATGAAGGTATTCTGGAATTACACATGGGAGGAAATACTCTGATAATTACAATTAAATTGCAGAGGAAACCCACTGAAATTCCATGAGACGAGCAAACAAACAATAAGATACAAAAGAAAAATATATTAATTATGAGCTAAATAGAGAACTACAACACTGGAAAACTGCAGTGCAACTTTAAAGAGAAGAACAGACTAAAGCCACGCGAGAGATTAGTATAACAAGGGGAACTGGCCGCATTCCCTCTTCCAGCACATGATAATTTCCTCTTCAATGATTTCACTttatgaaaaaacaaaaaagacaAGGTTCAATCCAAAGAAAGATCGtcaaaaacataatcacctacttCCAGAAAAAAAAAGCACAAACATGATTCATATAGAACTTGAATAGAGCTTTGTCaacgccttcatcatcaccagaaaGTTCCTGAAAAAATAAGTCAACATGCGCAAATTAAACAAACTGAAagagagaagaaagaagaaaataaaaactagAGAAGAAGACAGAAATAACTACAAATGACATAGCATGAACCATCGTCCGCGAAGTCATTAGGCACAAATGGATCATTCAGAGAAAATGCACTCTCAATAGATGATGCTAATGGAACATCTTGGTGACAGACTTTCGTAACCTACCCTTtagactaaaaagcaaaacaaatcATAAAAAAAGTGAGAAACATATCCGAGAGCTAGCTCTAAACACATGAATACGACACAGGAATGCAGCTCAAAAATTGCAGAGAATGAAATAAAATTATAAGTAATGTAGATGAAATTTACAGTCAAAATATAATTAAAAAACTGGGGAATTACAGTGTAAATCTCAATCAAATTACGGAGTGAATCTTAGGCAAATTCCAATGTAAATATCGGTTAAATTACAGTGTAATATCTGGGACATATTACAGTGCAAATCTGGGGAATTACAGTGTAAAACTCGGTCAAATTACATAGTAAATCTGAGACAAATTCCAGTGTAAATCTCGGTCAAATTACAGTATAATGTCTGGGACATATTACGGTGCAACATCTAGGGGATTACAGTGTAAATCTCGGTCAAATTACAGAGTAAAAGTAGCTCAAAAACACACACAAAATTTAGGCATATTACAGTATAAAATCTAGGGGATTACAATGTATATATTGGTCAAATTACAGAGTAGAAGAAGCTAAAATATACATAGTAAATCTGGGGCATATTACAGTATAAATCTAGGGGATTAACAATGTGAATCTCGGGCAAATTACAGCGTAAAAGAACCTCGAATTTACAGAGAAACTCTGGGGCACATTACAGTGCATATCTGGGATATACTGGGCATATTACACTGCCTACCTGATATTTGCAGATTAAGATGGCTACACTGGATATACTACAATACAAAATCTAACACTAAAAATCAGAACAAATTACAGTGCTACTACACATGAAATTACAAAGTAAATAACCAGGAATTATATTGATAgtgcacagagaaatacatggGATTACCCCTAGGACTACACTTCTCACTCTGCAAAAATTTCATATGGGAAATAAGCACTGAAAAAAGCCTAAAACAGGGAAACAATTAATACTACCAATATACGAACAACAATAATGAAAATCAGGAGGGTTGGAGTAGAACTGCCATGAACCAACCAACAGAAGCAAATACAGAGCCTACCTATTCAGCAGAAATGACCGAAACCTAACCACAAAAATAAACCTCTGATGACACCTACCACCGCATACATCAGATGAGATCAGAACATGAGGTCTAAAACCTAGCAGTGGAACCACAACCCAGAACAACAGACCAATTCATACATCTACAAAAAGAGCAGAGGGGGAATCAGCGGAATCTACACATACCAAGAAGCAGAACTAACATCTGCGTCCACAAGAGCTAACAAAATCCACAACAACACCCAGACACGTACACACACCATGAAACCAAGCAAAAACAGAGCTAGATCTTAAAGCTACAGGGGCGGAAACATACGAAATCACACAAGGAGGAGGGGGTAGACTAGAACAACCAACCGGGGCAACCAGGAATCAAAGAGAAAATCAAGCTCCAGTGGAGGGGGTTCTCTGGAATGACCTGAACACTACGAACTTGCCTCCTCTTCACCGCCGCCCAAgcgctctccctctcgctccctctctatctctctctagaTTCCAATAGTACTGCTCACGGTGGACCGGCTCATGGCCAGGGCATGGCCTAATTCCTATTTCTGTCCGTTATGCTGGCGCAACCTGGAGACCGCTCAGCACTTGTTCAGAGAGTGCACTTGGTCAAGGAACCTCTGGACGTCGGCGGCCAGCCGCTTTCGCGTCCCCACCTTCCTTCCAAGCTCCTGGAGGTCTTCAAACTGCATGGTGGATTGGCTGGATGGACTTAGCACGGTGCCTGTTGGCCGCAAGCGAGCGAGATCAATCGCTCTCCTAACCACCTGGTGAATCTGGCTCGAGCGTAACGGCCGCATTTTCAGGGATCTCGAGCGCCCTGTTCGGGTAGTGCTGGAGCTTCTCACCGACGAGCTAGCTACGTGGGTATTAGCAGGGGGTAACCACTTGATGCTGCGAGAGTGAGGTCTAGGCAGCCTGGGAtcctgtttttttcttttgtttttcgcaGCCTTTGGTTGCTTTTGTACAGACTAGCGCTCTGTCGCTGTTTCTTCTCATAATGCAAACGCAGTTCGCCTGCGCTTCCTCAAAAAAAGAaatttcaaaaggaaaaaaacaaacagaaaaccaCACACGGGCGGCGGAAAACGGGCTGGACCAAAACGAAATGTGTGCCCGATAAGAAAAACTGACCCAAAACGACAACTCCCAGCACGAATCTTAATGTGTGATCGAATGGACACAAATTTGAATGAAAGCTAATTGCAAAATACtcgactgaaaaatagcaaaaccGTAATTTTATTGACTTCATACGGCTTGTTAAAGAAATCACATTGACTTCCTTATCCAATAATTAGCAAATATTACtttcacttaaaaaaatgtagtgaGCAACATGTGGATTATCGTTTCGGGAAGCAACAATCCCTTCTATAGCAACGAGCTGGTGATCTTGAAGCTTGGCAACTCCAAACGTCAGTTAGCGCCACGCGAGTGTCTGCGTGTGGtgatggtgtttgtgtgtgtgcgcgcgcgtttATGTTTCAAAAAGTATAGGTGAGCGATAGATGTTCGTTTTCGCTCTGTTTGACATGTAGTAATGACTAAATTATTGTAGCATTACAACTAACATGCAGCTTTTCTTGAAAGATAATTGACTGGCATACCGTGGTATACTTTAAAAGATGGATTTGGAATTGTTGAATAAATAAGATTTTCTTAATTCAAGTTTGATTTGTTTAGCCATCAGATTTGTCTGGAAATCTATGTTTTAATTTGTCTTAAATTTATTTACCCTTGAGTTATGAATATGAGCTAGAGATTGAAATGACAAGATTTTGTTTAGCCTCAATTGACTAGTGATAGACATAGCCTTGAAAAAATCAAGACACTGTCTTCTTATTCTTCCTAATGCATATGTTCCTCTTTCAATCCACCCATCAATCAGATTTACACCTTTCCCACAAATAATTTATTATATTTGATCCATTTGTTAAAGAAGAATTAACTCATTTTTGTATCCACAATTGTTGTATCTTATTTTCACCAAAACAAATCAAGTGTAACATATAAGATGATAGGTACATTTTTGTATCTGCTCCAGTTCATGGTAGTGGCTAACAATTGTGATACTATGGACTAAGATGTGAATTGTTTTCCTCGATTTGTGTTGATGGCCAACTTTGCTATACCTAAAAAATATAGATTCTCAACAGACGGTTTTATTTTATGTGTCCGTGGACCTGGCTTACACTATTCCAttgcatttgtgtttttattttatcTTATTTTTAAATTATTTTGTTTTATCTCTCATTTACTATTGTGCCATAGAGATTCAAAGGCTAAGATTTTGTTTAATCCATTAAACAGGCGATAGACGTACCCTTGAAAATTCTCAAGAATCATGCTTTTGTTTTATCTTACATGTGCATTGATTTGTTGGTTAATCATTTGTGTACGATTGTGCATTAGAGATATAGAAGACTGAGATTCTATTTAATCTGAGACAAATGGGTTAAAGATAGACTATGAAAGGAAATCTGTAAATCATATCTCGCTTTCCCCCTGAAGTATAAATTTCTCCACAAATCCACCACATTTCACATGTACACCTATCCCAATGGATTTTGCTTTTGTGTCTGCTCCTAGAATCCTTTTTGTAGAACATGAATATCTTATTTGTAACACGTTGTCACTGTGTTGCATTTTAGagttctctctctcactctctcactcactcactctctctctctctctctctctctctctctctctctctcacacacacacacacacacacacacacacaccaatttGTATGGTTCATTGGAGGTCCTGTGGCAATTTTGGCGGTATAGGGAGGTGACGGTTGGGGAAAGAAGTTTCCTCCGCCAAAGAATTTGGATTGGGAACAGGCTGAGAGGGAGCATCCCGTCCCCTCTTATTTGGGAAGAATTGGTTGGAGTTTGGAGATCCCTTGTTTTTGGTGAGCTAAACAATTATTGGGAATGGGCTAGAGTGGTCTAACTCTAATAAAACTAGtaagtgtgtacgtgcaatgcaggTTATATTAGAAAAGATATTAATTGCATTTCACGTTAATATTAGAAAAGATATTGATTACACGTTGATATTAGGTAGGATATAATTAACACGTTATGTTAGAAAAGATATTAATTGCATTGTATGTTAATATTATTAAAGATATTGATTGCACATAGATATTAGGTAGTATATAATTATGTGGTTAGCACCAAAGTTGATATTAAGTATTGTATAAATGCATGCTAAACATCAGAGCAACATAGACCATTGGATAGATGTGTTCGAACATGTGAGATGCGTTGGATCTCCGCAACTCACTCTTTTTATATTGGTATTCATATAGATAACAACTTTCTAGGAGTTAAGGCTTTTAAAAATGTGATAAACATGCCCTTACTTGCATTCCAAATGGTCCCTCCCAAGATATAATAATGTCCCTCTCTACTATGCCAACAACCGTTTGGAAGCCCCCCTCCCCACATGTGCAAGTTCTTCGCTTGGTTGGTCCTGCAAAATAGGATTTGGACAATCGACACACTACATAGCGGGGATGGCCAAACTCCTGTCTACGCCCCCTTTGCAACAAAGCTCTCGAGTCTGCTTTGCACCTCCTCGCCCAATGCCAATACACGACCCGTGTTTGGACCGTGCTCGCACCTGGCTTGGTCTCCATGATTTCAGCATGTTTGTGTTGGGCAAATGCCACATCGGTGAGAGCTTGGTGGGCCGATTTGGTGAGGAAGTCGAGACCGAATAGGAGGGCCCTCACTTCTTTGATGATGCCAGTCTCTTGGGAGATTTGGAAGGAACGTAATGCCAGAGTCTTCCGCAACACCGCTGGCCCCACGATGGTGATTATAACGAGGATCAAGGAGGAAGTCATCTTTGGGTGTTAGCGGGTGCAGAACACTTGAGTAGTATAGTGCCGCGGGAgtagtcgtatccccccccccttGCGGGCTTATGCCTAAACTATCTTCCTTACTTAATGAAAATGGCAAAttctttttctttgtttcaaaacaaATATCCCCCATAGTCATCTATAGCTATTGCACCACCTCAgttttgggccaagcccatgttTTTTCGAACTAAAAGACCATGTGTAACTTTTAGAGTGTACTTTTAGAAAGGAGACCGACTTAAGATTGGATTCGACCCCACCCCCCTCTTGGGCTGGCCGAATCCCCTCGTTTgtccctccttaaataccctctcagGGCATCAAATTAAGGTTTGGGTTCGACGAGGCCTCCTATACTACACCACATCAGACCCTATTATTTTATTAAAGTACTTCATCTTATATATGCAATTCCGATTGCATTTAAATCCTTTCTTGTTTCTTTGGTTGCATATAGGGATTGATCTTAGTGATTTGGTTGTCTGTGTTTCAAACACCGTCAACACCTATATCGGAGTTGGTTGAGCGATTGGTAAGATGCATCGTCAAATGTTCGGTGTAGTCGAGTCGTCGAAGTCTCCTCCAACAAAATCGATACTGTCTCATCGAAAGATCAAGCCACCTTGTACATATCAGTAGGAGACATGAATTTTGAACTGTCCGAGCATCTCTTTCTTCTAAAGTTGTACGGGGCAAAGAACCAGATGGTATTTGCCAGCAAGTTAATCTTGGAGGAGGTATGCTAGTTAAACCGGGCATATCCTGTGAGAATGTGGCATATATCTCTATGAACATTTTTGCTGAATATTTGAACACTAGAATTTTCAGCACCTCCTAACCATACTCATTTTCTTAACAAGGTAAAAAGTGGCAAGTAATTGATTAAATAGAGTAAAATGGAGGAACTTTCCTTAAATGGAGTGAATTTTGCCAAAAAATTGAAAGTTAGAGGTAAAAAATATAATTAACTCTTAAAGTTGACATGGACAAGTGTACGTGCTCCTAGCATAGCAGTCTTCTAGTTCTACTGTTGCACACCATGAAGCTACGCCCTACGCGGCACCCTTTTCGTGTGATGTTGATTAGATTAGAATATATATTTTGTAAAAGGATATGTTGGATACATGGCTTTTATTGAATTTCTTGGCAGAAAAGATTACAAAACGTTTACAGGTACGTGCTCTGTCGGACCGGGGATGACTTTAGAAACCAGTCATAACTAAACCTTGGTGGTCATATTGGCGCTGATCTTCTTGAACGAGGGCCGGGACATGAGGTCCTCCCACCAGGCCTTCACGCGAGGGTACGAGTCGAGAAGCGACCCATACGGCGTCGCGTCGACGATGTAGAAAGTGCTCGCGAAATGGTTGAGGTCCGCGAAGCTGAAGAAGTCTCCGGCGAGGTACCTGTGCTCGGACAGGCGCGCCTCGTAGATCTCAAGAACCTTCTTCGTCTTCTCAACGGCCTCGTCGACGACCGCCTGGTTCGTGGGGAGGCCGCGCAGGGTGGGGTTGAGGAAGCACTCGAGCATGATGAGCCGCAGGGCCTGGTGGTACTGGTGCGCCTCCACCTCCGTCCACACGTCCACCATGGCGGCCTCCTCCAGGTCGCCCTCCCTCAGCAGGTCCGCCTGCTCCGTCTTGTACTTGCGGAGCACGTACTTCGCGATCGCACGGGCCTCTGCCAGACATGCATGAGGACATTAGAATGCAAGTTTGAGACCTCGAGTGAGAGTGAGCCATGGAGGTTATTTCAGGTGCTTCATTTTGTAAGTATGTGAATGTGGATGTGTGGTGCTCAGCTCACCGAAGAGGACCAGATCGCCGTCTTGTAAGGCCGGGACCTTCCCAAACGGCTGCGGCAGGCTCATCAAGAAGAATAGTTAGCACTCATCACCGGACACACGTACGTTTCTGGCGAGGTGCTCGGGGCTATTCTGCTCCTTGGCCTGGAAGAGATCCATGTGGACGAGCTCGTACTCCGCGCCGACCTCCTCCAGGCAGAGCAGCACCCGCGCCACGTTGATCGACTTGGCCGGCCCGAACACCTTCACCGGCGCCATTGCTGGTTTTGGTGTGCAGGTGTCGCAGATCGTAGGGTATATAAAGATAGATGGAGAAATATAGTAGAGTATGTGCCGTGCTTGAAGGAGATGAAGATGATGGTTCCAAATAATGCGCAACCACCGGCCACGCAGAACGACATGGACACATGGTGGTGTGTCCATTTCAATCAAGCGGCAGTGGTGCCTAGCTGCGACAGGGTTGGCTTCTTTTTCCTTGTGGTAATGGTGAGGTGATGGGGTCGTCTTGGTAGGTGGTACACTACTCAATGGTGAGCAGTGTTGATGGAGGTGGCTGGTACGTCTTGCTAGTACGAGTGGTCACTAGTCAGCACACTGTTGTTGGGACACTTCCAGGACCGCGAGGGCCACGATGGCTTGTCCTGAACCTTTTACATACCTACAAAAGGAAATGTTATAACGGTAGGTGCACCCGCCCTgaggaaaaaaaaatcaaaactaatactagaaaaattcaaaaaattccaattttttatgtggtagataatttgatgcacgAGGTTCGATTCAACTTTCAAATCATTtgaacatctgagcagctctcggcaaaaaaaatAAATtcggggtctgtaaaaatgtttattGTTCACGCACTGTTCTGACCCGATTTGTCCTTTTTgttgagagctgctcagatgtccaaatgatctaaaaattggagcaaacctcacgcatcaaattatctaccacacaaaaaattggaattttttgaatttttctaatatttgttttgatttttctgACCAGGTGCAGATGAGGCTGGGCACCAAAACGCCGCACTCATGTTATGGATAACCAAATGATGCATACATGGTTCATCAATCTCTTCACTCTTAAAGGCACCCCCTCAAAAAGTATgatgctccctccgttccacaagGATAATCCTACATCTATGAAGAGCCTACGAAGGCTAACATAATTTTCTTAACTAATTAACTTGCATCCCCTGATTTTGAGGAGGGTGGGCCGCTTCATCCTTCTATCTCTAATTCTATTTGTCCACGTTGCATATTATGTTAAATACGTAAGCAGTATTACATAGGTGTAGCGCCATAatatagtgcatatagatttttaaAAAAGTAAAGCCTcataaactttgaccaaatttgtagagaaaaatatttacatctagaatgccaaACAAATATCATTAGGttcatcataagatgtagtttcatattttatatacTAGTAAGATGCCCATGCTATGCTACGTAATCACATGAAATAAATTGGACTCGCAAAAGTACAGACCCAAACATATAGTAATATGATTTTCATTAAGAGAAGGTTAGTATTTAGCCATATCAAAAGTCTTTACTTAACGACGCTACAAACATCACAGAGTTACATGGAGCCACAGAACATTTCATTATGATTACATCCATCTTTAGCTAAGACATGTGCACAACTATTTGCAACCCAACATGCCTCCAAGCCATTACATTTTACTTTACCCAGAGATCACACCAATTTGATATGGCATTACACTACCTTTCCCTTCATTAGTGAAACTCGGTTTCAGTTACAACAAGGATCACAAAAGCACTTGCCATCATTGTCCACGGCACCGTCCACCCAAAATTAAGCAAAGTGAAGTAACACGGTTCAAAAATAGCTCAACCTAGTATGCAGGCCACGATCTAGTTAATTAAAGACAAAACATCAATCTATTAGCAAAATTTATTTTCACGGTATTACTATGTGCATAGAAAAATGCATGCACTTAGACTTACCTATGCGCTCCACCCTCCACACGTAACATTGTCGCCACGACAATAGCACGCTCCTCGGCGAGTTTTTCCAATGTACTTAGATTATTAGTCACCAACTTGTCCCATACAACTAACAAACAGCAAGGCAAACCTTACTAATTGCagccaacaaaataaaaaaagacCATGAGAACAAAAGTATGAATACAATTCTGAATTCTTAAACTATGGCAGTTTCTCAAGGATTAGTTAAATCAAACTTCTAAGCATTACAAATTATAGGTTTCACCACAACTGATATTTATTAGTAtagaaaaaatccttcttcaaAAATCTTACTTggcagacactagtagaaaacagggctttcgttcgggcctggccagcccattagtcccgattccgcacgaaccgggacccatgaggtgtattagtcccggtttgtgagcccagggggccggccgggccacgtgggccactggtcccggttcgtctggaccttttggtctcggttcaacgtacgaaccgggaccaatgcgcctcgcccctggcccatgaccattagtcccggtttgtgccacaaaccgggactaaagggttggtcctggttgcggccagagtttagtcccacctcgccaaccgaagggcgctcacaccggtttataagcccgtccctcgctgccttgttgagctcctctcaaaatgaaaatagatgcccttatacagggaatttgacctaaattcatagtgagtttctctgaaatttatagaaatttattatgaatttaggttgaattttctctataggcgcatctatgctcatttttttatgttggggttggcgatctttacagactttttgtgtgttgaatatgcaccattcaaaatcaatctctgctttgaatggttcattttgaacacacaaaaagtcaggagttcaaataagttttaaaaaatgaaatccctttgtaacagacgagtttccgtatgaaatcttgatactttgaaagagattgtccgttttgtacacgaagtgcatccagtttttgccgggaccctctcaactttcttgcacatgctatgtggatgaaatgatgataccatgccaactttcaaccttttcagagttcatttgaaatgcttttcaattttagggtcttatagctcaaaataattaataaatgcatgaaaaataacaaataaaataaataagtaattagaaacaaaataatataaactttatt
This window of the Triticum aestivum cultivar Chinese Spring chromosome 5D, IWGSC CS RefSeq v2.1, whole genome shotgun sequence genome carries:
- the LOC123121890 gene encoding berberine bridge enzyme-like Cyn d 4, giving the protein MAMAKSSSLVLVAFTLLCCYASSVSSQGNSSDGFLSCLSASIPRQLVFTPSSPSFTPLLKSSIRNPKFFTPSTVRPLYIVTPTNASHVQAAVLCGRRSGLRIRVRSGGHDYEGLSYRSVRAESFAVLDLSSLRAVRVDAQAATAWVDSGAQLGELYYAIGKASGVLGFPGGLCPTVGVGGHFSGGGFGMLLRKYGMAIDNVIDAVLVDAKGRLLNKNTMGSDVFWALRGGGGESFGVVVSWQVKLLPVPPKVTVFNVPVTASQGAADLVTRWQQVAPALPEDLIIRVVVQQRTANFQSLFLGTCDALLPVMSSRFPELRFNRSDCREMTWIQSVPYIYLGSASTVEDLLNRTTAESVFSSGYKATSDYVRQAIPRDAWASIFAKLAQPNAGLMILDPYGGQIAAVPESATPYPHRAGVLYNIQYMNFWSMASGDGAVQTRWIREFYAFMAPFVSSSPREAYFNYRDLDLGENVVVGNVSSYQAGMVWGQKYFKGNYQRLAMAKGQIDPDDYFRNEQSIPPFAKSR
- the LOC123125001 gene encoding probable glutathione S-transferase GSTF1, translating into MSLPQPFGKVPALQDGDLVLFEARAIAKYVLRKYKTEQADLLREGDLEEAAMVDVWTEVEAHQYHQALRLIMLECFLNPTLRGLPTNQAVVDEAVEKTKKVLEIYEARLSEHRYLAGDFFSFADLNHFASTFYIVDATPYGSLLDSYPRVKAWWEDLMSRPSFKKISANMTTKV